The Hemicordylus capensis ecotype Gifberg chromosome 6, rHemCap1.1.pri, whole genome shotgun sequence genome window below encodes:
- the LOC128330686 gene encoding uncharacterized protein LOC128330686: MAPRKNVPEVHIFSTRGGDVVVRPDVNCYLLLPSLPTSPCAELWPLHPSLRGGEHYFSSRWHNSVYVIRDNTFLEAQDLSTSADVKRLHPSCCGGHHYFIVGGCFVIILSPGTMTAVTDLTTGEPDTSLDLGHHQWCKEKMESRQSYLYWQLWDNFTESFFTFNPNILNFLPEGLSLTKGTAFGAWELLNTFHNYSEMPVSSTHRVFQKVGCAKEKLADVGIGWTASLPDSLELSSIAVALTKAQFALPTEYGGMGVNTEQEEWEDIYEEEKILELLLQPNDIAYVWQYQLGLGKNAILFCREVKVTHSSDLPLEIPLPSSC; this comes from the coding sequence ATGGCTCCCCGTAAAAACGTACCCGAGGTCCACATCTTCAGCACCAGAGGCGGAGATGTGGTGGTTCGGCCTGATGTGAACTGCTACCTGCTCCTCCCCAGCTTGCCAACCTCGCCCTGTGCTGAGTTGTGGCCTCTGCATCCTTCTCTGCGTGGTGGTGAACACTATTTCAGCTCCCGTTGGCACAACTCTGTCTACGTCATCAGGGACAACACGTTTCTGGAGGCCCAGGATCTGAGTACCAGTGCAGATGTCAAGCGGCTGCACCCTAGCTGCTGTGGTGGGCACCATTACTTCATTGTGGGTGGCTGCTTTGTTATAATTCTGAGCCCAGGCACTATGACGGCGGTGACGGACTTGACCACAGGTGAGCCAGACACAAGCCTGGATCTAGGACACCATCAGTGGTGCAAAGAGAAAATGGAAAGCAGGCAAAGTTATCTCTACTGGCAGCTGTGGGATAACTTCACTGAAAGTTTCTTCACGTTTAATCCCAATATTCTCAACTTCCTACCAGAGGGACTTAGCCTCACCAAAGGTACCGCGTTCGGAGCATGGGAGCTTCTGAACACCTTCCACAATTACTCCGAAATGCCtgtcagcagcacacacagagtattCCAGAAGGTGGGCTGTGCCAAGGAGAAGCTGGCTGATGTTGGGATTGGTTGGACGGCCTCTCTGCCAGATTCACTTGAGCTAAGCTCCATCGCCGTGGCGCTAACCAAGGCCCAGTTTGCATTGCCAACTGAATATGGAGGAATGGGAGTCAACACAGAGCAGGAGGAATGGGAAGACATCTACGAAGAAGAGAAGATCCTGGAACTCTTGCTACAGCCCAATGACATAGCCTATGTGTGGCAGTATCAGCTAGGCCTAGGCAAAAACGCCATCTTGTTTTGCAGGGAAGTTAAGGTCACTCACAGTTCTGACCTGCCTTTGGAGATCCCTCTGCCGTCTTCATGCTAA
- the LOC128330685 gene encoding uncharacterized protein LOC128330685 produces the protein MAALVPRTDSSGTDVFATRHGCFIVRSDLGCFLQALDFCSGQDITVWDLHPACRGGDHYVGDPTSSAIYLLRGDTFCKVLDLSSAPPGSALPLHPSCQGGDHYACCEGRFFIFFPSRGVVLSVADLATGAAAEEVRLEPALLQGMYYYGADATHLACFRVNEESRPCVHLFAPAGREEVFSLHPDVASFLPGGLALIHGPAFGVWECLKLISNATDLPMPSSHEIARKVGCSKVVFGQKVAASGSLDAKALAVALLQSQFSLPAAFGGLGLRTEQEEWEEVAEEGEALRVILQPRQKLYWWQYRLGLGNDPILFCRSLKVTRSPSPPTHVPLPLADP, from the coding sequence ATGGCTGCTCTTGTCCCTCGGACAGACTCTTCTGGCACCGACGTCTTCGCCACCCGCCACGGCTGCTTCATCGTCCGCTCAGACCTGGGCTGTTTCCTTCAAGCGCTTGACTTCTGCTCAGGGCAGGACATCACGGTGTGGGACCTGCATCCAGCCTGCCGTGGCGGAGACCACTACGTGGGCGATCCCACCAGCTCCGCCATCTACCTCCTCCGCGGGGACACCTTTTGCAAAGTCCTGGACCTGAGCTCGGCACCCCCCGGCAGTGCTCTCCCGTTGCACCCCAGCTGCCAAGGGGGGGACCATTATGCCTGCTGCGAGGGCCGTTTCTTCATCTTCTTCCCGTCACGTGGCGTGGTCCTCTCTGTGGCTGACCTGGCCACCGGGGCAGCAGCCGAGGAGGTCCGTCTGGAGCCTGCACTCCTCCAAGGAATGTACTATTACGGTGCCGATGCCACCCACCTCGCCTGCTTCAGGGTGAATGAGGAAAGCCGGCCTTGTGTCCACCTTTTTGCCCCAGCAGGACGTGAGGAGGTCTTCTCTCTCCATCCCGATGTGGCTTCGTTCCTCCCCGGAGGCCTGGCCCTGATCCACGGGCCTGCCTTTGGAGTGTGGGAGTGTCTTAAGTTGATCTCCAACGCCACAGACCTGCCCATGCCCAGCAGCCATGAAATCGCCCGCAAGGTTGGCTGTTCCAAGGTGGTGTTCGGCCAGAAGGTTGCCGCCTCGGGGTCCCTGGACGCCAAAGCCTTGGCGGTTGCTCTTCTGCAGTCGCAGTTCTCCCTCCCGGCTGCTTTCGGGGGCCTGGGGCTGCGAAcggagcaggaagagtgggaggaggtggcggaagAGGGGGAGGCCCTGCGGGTGATCCTGCAGCCCAGGCAGAAGCTGTACTGGTGGCAGTACCGCCTGGGATTGGGCAATGACCCCATCCTCTTCTGCCGATCTCTGAAAGTCACCCGCAGCCCTTCGCCCCCTACTCACGTTCCTCTGCCACTGGCCGACCCTTGA
- the LOC128330684 gene encoding protein KHNYN-like codes for MPSGRTLDEFAVPEAAQEMMTQHRPRIEQLFGVELNVLGVLGSAQSPSGEPQAARKIWLQLQGHGENLQRAKEYIKGLCAPELSMEVNYPKDMECIFLGARSLFLDCLTQGTSANITLLHPGTLLISGLAEAFVMAQSRIQEFVGKHQKNSRLPLEQEAQVKRAFRKLVESFDDKHTMDLLLLPTSVKEDLLSLVKEIQEEAREQRQRNGCWTQPALGQDRLLGWELETGGGSGPQSLSRSQSTLGMHGRVQEQGKLGDSGVDVSVGFARPQESPHKPQDSTQPHHPVRPRDVRADVPIVAGRPQDQTPPHVSRMDLPRDFAEAETHTIPQGVPTGLNSSQGWDGPKSSPQPIPSVKPRILPGHQGLQEALAHLQEQGRNTVHAKESSAVSLPEESSEEEQETSDVLLSSWTEKEFRMRLNFFKTMGYEERVVKKVLLEGGVQEAPSTILDRVQMEEAGLSQKDVALPQKEPSGREHSPPPQGKSQDEFEYLREVIKAAVANCGHSPSEIPAEIETGVPLAGLLWRLNEKGQDEAEGASAIKPELGEQPGVRREAILNHEASSQQRSSPERAKNNGSPFREGTHVPLPTHLPVPAFSPDLSPSVNSLFSTLDSGENVSTESTSLRPLNRGSVSTVTGAQRFEEALQTQFKLKLANTPGKKNLRRVIIDGSNVAMMHGLNQFFSCRGIALAVQHFWDRGHREVTVLVPAHRMEEDPNVREQHFLVELHDLSILSVTPSRKIDGKGIVPYDDRVMLQLAEKTNGVIVTNDQFRDLAKESKRWIRIIKESLLQYIFVGNIFMVPDDPLGRGGPYIEDFLKQNSRTKAPNCHSFSGRMAPAPVPVRPASQTEVLNLRDRRPPGGLTRDRWRRPQDDIVEKEEETLRPTSETERLRRDLLEIFVGQERRVDFVLMRDPCCCDLNKLSEAVLNISF; via the exons ATGCCCAGTGGGAGAACTCTGGACGAATTTGCTGTGCCCGAGGCGGCACAGGAGATGATGACCCAGCACCGTCCTCGAATCGAGCAGCTTTTTGGGGTCGAGTTGAATGTCCTGGGGGTTTTGGGGTCAGCACAGAGCCCCAGTGGGGAACCCCAGGCGGCAAGGAAGATATGGCTGCAGCTACAGGGACATGGAGAGAATCTGCAACGGGCAAAG GAATACATCAAAGGTCTTTGTGCCCCGGAGCTGAGCATGGAGGTGAACTACCCTAAAGACATGGAGTGCATATTTCTAGGGGCGCGCAGTTTGTTCCTGGACTGCCTCACTCAAGGGACCTCTGCTAACATCACTCTGCTCCACCCTGGGACCCTGTTAATTTCTGGCTTGGCTGAAGCCTTTGTCATGGCCCAGAGCCGGATCCAGGAGTTTGTGGGGAAACACCAGAAGAACTCCAGGCTGCCCCTAGAGCAGGAGGCCCAGGTCAAGAGGGCCTTCCGGAAGCTGGTGGAGAGCTTCGACGACAAACATACTATGGATCTCCTGCTCCTGCCTACCTCAGTTAAGGAGGACTTGCTTAGCTTGGTGAAGGAGATTCAGGAAGAAGCCAGGGAGCAGAGGCAAAGGAATGGGTGTTGGACACAGCCCGCTTTGGGGCAGGACCGGTTGCTGGGGTGGGAGCTTGAAACGGGGGGAGGCAGCGGGCCTCAGTCTCTGAGTAGATCTCAAAGTACCCTCGGCATGCATGGTAGAGTGCAAGAGCAGGGTAAACTCGGAGACTCTGGTGTCGACGTGTCTGTGGGCTTTGCTAGGCCTCAGGAATCTCCTCATAAGCCCCAAGATTCTACCCAGCCACATCATCCTGTTCGACCCAGAGATGTTAGGGCCGATGTGCCTATCGTGGCTGGTAGGCCTCAAGACCAAACGCCACCTCACGTGTCAAGGATGGATTTGCCCAGAGACTTTGCTGAGGCTGAAACGCACACTATACCTCAGGGCGTTCCAACTGGCTTGAACAGTTCACAGGGATGGGATGGACCCAAGAGCTCCCCGCAGCCCATTCCATCCGTAAAACCTCGGATCCTTCCCGGTCACCAAGGCCTACAAGAGGCCTTGGCGCACCTGCAAGAGCAAGGGAGGAACACTGTCCATGCCAAAGAATCAAGCGCTGTTAGCTTGCCTGAGGAAAGCagcgaggaagagcaggagacaTCCGACGTCCTCCTGTCATCGTGGACGGAGAAGGAGTTCAGAATGAGGCTGAACTTCTTTAAAACCATGGGCTATGAGGAGCGGGTTGTCAAGAAGGTCCTCTTGGAGGGTGGGGTACAGGAGGCCCCTTCGACTATTTTGGACAGGGTCCAGATGGAAGAGGCTGGCTTGTCCCAGAAAGATGTCgccctcccccagaaagaaccCAGCGGAAGAGAGCACTCTCCCCCTCCACAGGGAAAGAGCCAGGATGAATTTGAATACCTCAGGGAAGTTATCAAAGCAGCAGTGGCCAACTGCGGGCACTCACCCAGTGAGATTCCAGCAGAGATAGAGACAGGAGTCCCATTGGCAGGCCTGCTTTGGCGGCTCAATGAGAAAGGCCAAGATGAAGCTGAGGGGGCCTCAGCAATAAAGCCGGAACTTGGAGAGCAGCCTGGTGTCCGGAGGGAAGCCATCTTGAATCATGAAGCATCTTCGCAGCAGAGGTCTTCTCCGGAGAGAGCGAAGAACAATGGGTCCCCTTTCCGTGAGGGTACCCACGTCCCACTCCCGACACATCTCCCAGTTCCTGCTTTCTCTCCGGATTTGTCTCCCAGTGTCAATTCTTTGTTTTCCACATTGGATTCTGGGGAGAATGTGTCAACAGAAAGCACCAGCTTACGGCCTCTCAACCGTGGCTCTGTTTCTACGGTGACCGGAGCCCAGCGCTTTGAGGAGGCGCTCCAGACccagttcaagctcaaattggCCAACACCCCAGGAAAGAAGAACCTACGGAGAGTCATCATTGATGGCAGCAACGTGGCCATGAT GCATGGTCTGAACCAATTTTTCTCCTGCCGGGGCATCGCACTGGCTGTTCAACATTTCTGGGACCGTGGACACCGAGAAGTGACCGTCTTGGTACCTGCACATCGGATGGAAGAAGATCCCAATGTAAGAG AACAGCACTTCCTGGTCGAGTTGCATGACCTGAGCATCCTCTCGGTCACTCCATCACGCAAAATAGATGGGAAAGGCATTGTGCCATATGACGACAG ggtCATGCTTCAGCTGGCGGAAAAGACCAATGGTGTGATCGTCACCAACGACCAGTTCCGGGATCTTGCAAAGGAGTCAAAAAGATGGATCCGGATCATTAAGGAGAG TCTGCTGCAGTACATCTTCGTGGGGAACATCTTTATGGTTCCTGACGATCCTCTGGGACGAGGTGGGCCCTACATAGAGGACTTCCTGAAGCAAAACTCCAG GACCAAGGCACCAAACTGCCACTCCTTCTCTGGCCGAATGGCACCGGCGCCAGTACCTGTCCGCCCTGCCTCACAGACCGAGGTCCTTAATCTACGAGACAGGAGGCCCCCTGGCGGCTTGACCAGGGATCGATGGAGGCGGCCTCAAGATGACAtcgtggagaaggaggaggagacactTCGGCCTACGTCAGAGACCGAACGGCTGAGGAGAGaccttttggagatctttgtTGGCCAGGAGCGGAGGGTTGATTTTGTACTCATGAGGGACCCTTGCTGCTGTGACCTCAATAAGCTCTCAGAGGCTGTTCTCAACATCTCTTTCTGA